Proteins from one Hoplias malabaricus isolate fHopMal1 chromosome 2, fHopMal1.hap1, whole genome shotgun sequence genomic window:
- the LOC136687536 gene encoding uncharacterized protein isoform X1, translating into MVLLFGMRLGGWLVFWGSCLMVLVKGNGVCQDIFLGRRNITTELQSDVLLPCIFSADLIRLNTTADIAAVWSKRTVTVDNLMEISLQGEARFWKNYSRHFKTFSKLSVSGDFSILLLNVSHSDEGLYQCDLFNGTNCRIAYQEVQLIKGLSSSLMKYWPYFLGAAVSLFLLLLCLCFVQWKRREGSDAVYVNKCFHENGTETVEEHIYENDTELMEMMRARARHNSHSGGHHGSALWDETRWLVGVLGVLFDGLGQSRKWSVSRYISW; encoded by the exons ATGGTTCTGCTCTTTGGGATGAGACTCGGTGGTTGGTTGGTGTTTTGGGGGTCCTGTTTGATGGTCTTGGTCAAAG GAAATGGAGTGTGTCAAGATATATTTCTTGGTAGAAGGAACATAACAACAGAGCTTCAGTCTGATGTTCTACTCCCCTGTATCTTCAGTGCAGACCTCATCAGATTGAACACGACTGCAGATATAGCAGCAGTGTGGAGTAAGAGGACTGTAACAGTTGATAATCTAATGGAGATCTCCCTGCAGGGTGAAGCAAGGTTCTGGAAAAATTACAGCAGACACTttaaaacattctccaaactcTCAGTATCTGGAGACTTCTCTATTCTTCTCCTTAATGTAAGTCACTCTGATGAGGGTCTGTACCAGTGTGATCTGTTTAATGGGACCAACTGCAGGATTGCGTATCAGGAGGTGCAGCTCA TTAAAGGACTATCCAGTTCACTAATGAAATACTGGCCCTACTTTCTTGGAGCAGCTGTTAGTCTTTTCCTGCTGTTGCTGTGTCTGTGCTTTGTCCAGTGGAAAAGAA GAGAAGGATCAGACGCTGTGTATGTGAACAAATGCTTTCATGAGA ATGGAACTGAAACAGTAGAGGAACATATTTatg AAAATGACACAGAGCTGATGGAAATGATGAGAGCCAGAGCAAGGCACA ACTCTCACAGTGGTGGACACCATGGTTCTGCTCTTTGGGATGAGACTCGGTGGTTGGTTGGTGTTTTGGGGGTCCTGTTTGATGGTCTTGGTCAAAG CAGGAAATGGAGTGTGTCAAGATACATTTCTTGGTAG
- the LOC136687536 gene encoding uncharacterized protein isoform X2 — protein MVLLFGMRLGGWLVFWGSCLMVLVKGNGVCQDIFLGRRNITTELQSDVLLPCIFSADLIRLNTTADIAAVWSKRTVTVDNLMEISLQGEARFWKNYSRHFKTFSKLSVSGDFSILLLNVSHSDEGLYQCDLFNGTNCRIAYQEVQLIKGLSSSLMKYWPYFLGAAVSLFLLLLCLCFVQWKRREGSDAVYVNKCFHENGTETVEEHIYENDTELMEMMRARARHNSHSGGHHGSALWDETRWLVGVLGVLFDGLGQRKWSVSRYISW, from the exons ATGGTTCTGCTCTTTGGGATGAGACTCGGTGGTTGGTTGGTGTTTTGGGGGTCCTGTTTGATGGTCTTGGTCAAAG GAAATGGAGTGTGTCAAGATATATTTCTTGGTAGAAGGAACATAACAACAGAGCTTCAGTCTGATGTTCTACTCCCCTGTATCTTCAGTGCAGACCTCATCAGATTGAACACGACTGCAGATATAGCAGCAGTGTGGAGTAAGAGGACTGTAACAGTTGATAATCTAATGGAGATCTCCCTGCAGGGTGAAGCAAGGTTCTGGAAAAATTACAGCAGACACTttaaaacattctccaaactcTCAGTATCTGGAGACTTCTCTATTCTTCTCCTTAATGTAAGTCACTCTGATGAGGGTCTGTACCAGTGTGATCTGTTTAATGGGACCAACTGCAGGATTGCGTATCAGGAGGTGCAGCTCA TTAAAGGACTATCCAGTTCACTAATGAAATACTGGCCCTACTTTCTTGGAGCAGCTGTTAGTCTTTTCCTGCTGTTGCTGTGTCTGTGCTTTGTCCAGTGGAAAAGAA GAGAAGGATCAGACGCTGTGTATGTGAACAAATGCTTTCATGAGA ATGGAACTGAAACAGTAGAGGAACATATTTatg AAAATGACACAGAGCTGATGGAAATGATGAGAGCCAGAGCAAGGCACA ACTCTCACAGTGGTGGACACCATGGTTCTGCTCTTTGGGATGAGACTCGGTGGTTGGTTGGTGTTTTGGGGGTCCTGTTTGATGGTCTTGGTCAAAG GAAATGGAGTGTGTCAAGATACATTTCTTGGTAG
- the LOC136687536 gene encoding uncharacterized protein isoform X3, translated as MVLLFGMRLGGWLVFWGSCLMVLVKGNGVCQDIFLGRRNITTELQSDVLLPCIFSADLIRLNTTADIAAVWSKRTVTVDNLMEISLQGEARFWKNYSRHFKTFSKLSVSGDFSILLLNVSHSDEGLYQCDLFNGTNCRIAYQEVQLIKGLSSSLMKYWPYFLGAAVSLFLLLLCLCFVQWKRREGSDAVYVNKCFHENGTETVEEHIYENDTELMEMMRARARHNLTQENTMYVNSVRNKGCIN; from the exons ATGGTTCTGCTCTTTGGGATGAGACTCGGTGGTTGGTTGGTGTTTTGGGGGTCCTGTTTGATGGTCTTGGTCAAAG GAAATGGAGTGTGTCAAGATATATTTCTTGGTAGAAGGAACATAACAACAGAGCTTCAGTCTGATGTTCTACTCCCCTGTATCTTCAGTGCAGACCTCATCAGATTGAACACGACTGCAGATATAGCAGCAGTGTGGAGTAAGAGGACTGTAACAGTTGATAATCTAATGGAGATCTCCCTGCAGGGTGAAGCAAGGTTCTGGAAAAATTACAGCAGACACTttaaaacattctccaaactcTCAGTATCTGGAGACTTCTCTATTCTTCTCCTTAATGTAAGTCACTCTGATGAGGGTCTGTACCAGTGTGATCTGTTTAATGGGACCAACTGCAGGATTGCGTATCAGGAGGTGCAGCTCA TTAAAGGACTATCCAGTTCACTAATGAAATACTGGCCCTACTTTCTTGGAGCAGCTGTTAGTCTTTTCCTGCTGTTGCTGTGTCTGTGCTTTGTCCAGTGGAAAAGAA GAGAAGGATCAGACGCTGTGTATGTGAACAAATGCTTTCATGAGA ATGGAACTGAAACAGTAGAGGAACATATTTatg AAAATGACACAGAGCTGATGGAAATGATGAGAGCCAGAGCAAGGCACA ATCTAACACAGGAAAATACAATGTATGTCAACTCAGTGAGGAATAAGGGCTGCATCAATTAG